The sequence GTCCTGCTCCATCACCGCGGCGATGTGGATACGCCGGCGACGCATCTCCCGCAGCATCATGTCGATCCGATCGCTCGCCGCCACCTCGAGCAGCGGGCGCAGCAGGCGATCCAGGTCAAGGCGCTGCCGATCGGCGGGGGAGAGCCAGGCGAGATCCTTGATGTTGATGACGCCGACGAACCGCTTCCCCTCGCGGTCGGCCACGGGATAGCGCGTATGTCCCCACTTCCGGGTGCGGACCAGATTCGCCTCGATCGTCAGCTTGGGATCCCAGACGACGGTGCGGGAGCGGGGCACCATCACGTCGAGCGCCTTCTTGTCCGAGAAGCGGGTGGCCCGCTGCATGATCTCCATCTCGGCGGAGGAGAGTATCCCCTGGTGCGAGGATTCGGTAAGGACCATACGCAGCTCCTCCTCCGACTGGCGGACCTCCTTCTCGTGCGGCCGGATTCCCAGCGAGCGCAGTGCCAGCATGGAGGCGCCGTTCATCAGCCACAGCAGCGGGAAGGCGACCAGGTAGAAGATCCGCAGCGGGATGGCGAGGCGGACGGTGAGCCTTCCGGGTCGGCGGATGGCCGCCGACTTCGGGACCAGCTCGCCGAGGATGATGTGCATCAGCGTGATCAGGGCGAAGGCGCAGGCCAGGGCAGCGGAGTGCACCGCCAGCAAGCCGAAGCCGAGGGGCCGGAACATCGCCTCGAAGAGGGGAGCGAAAGCCTCCTCGCCGATCCAGCCCAGCCCCAGGCTCATGATGGTGATTCCGAGCTGGCAGGCCGAAAGATACGAGTCCAGATGATGCAGGATGCCGGCGGCGATGCGGGCGCGCGGGTCGCCGGAGAGCTCGATCTCGCGCAGCCGGGTGGGACGCACCCGGATGATCGCGAACTCGGCCGCCACGAAGAAGGCGTTGCCCAGCACCAGCAGCAGCGCCGCGACGATCCGGAACGCGATACTCAAGAGGCTCAAGCAGGGTCCCTTTCCGCTCCACGGCGCGAGGCGAGGCCCAGAAGATAGCCGGATTGGGTCGGGATGTAAATTGGGCGACGGTCGCG comes from Candidatus Polarisedimenticolia bacterium and encodes:
- a CDS encoding hemolysin family protein, whose amino-acid sequence is MSLLSIAFRIVAALLLVLGNAFFVAAEFAIIRVRPTRLREIELSGDPRARIAAGILHHLDSYLSACQLGITIMSLGLGWIGEEAFAPLFEAMFRPLGFGLLAVHSAALACAFALITLMHIILGELVPKSAAIRRPGRLTVRLAIPLRIFYLVAFPLLWLMNGASMLALRSLGIRPHEKEVRQSEEELRMVLTESSHQGILSSAEMEIMQRATRFSDKKALDVMVPRSRTVVWDPKLTIEANLVRTRKWGHTRYPVADREGKRFVGVINIKDLAWLSPADRQRLDLDRLLRPLLEVAASDRIDMMLREMRRRRIHIAAVMEQDRAMGILTMEDIIEEIFGEIQDEFEPAPAPS